From the Pontibaca methylaminivorans genome, the window CAAGGCAAAATCGTTGCCTCAAGCAGCTGCGACTGTGATGCACAAGATTCAGAGCGCAATCCCGCGCCCGGCGCTGATCCGACGAGAACCATCATTCAACGAGAAGTATAACATAAAAACCGCCTCGTCGGAAGCATTCAATCCGACGGGATCAGGGTGCCCCCAGGGGCGGCCCGCGCAGTCATGACGGGTCAGCCGCCCTCGCCCGGATTCTCGGAAAAGTATTTCTCGAGCTTGCCGCTTTCGCCGTCGCGTTCCTCGGCCTCGGGGAGCGGATCCTTCTTGCTGACGATCACCGGCCAGAGTTCGGCATATTTGCGGTTGAACTCCACCCATTTGTCCATGTCGGGCTCGGTATCGGGAAAGATCGCCTCGGCCGGGCATTCGGGTTCGCAGACTCCGCAGTCGATACATTCGTCGGGATGGATCACCAGCATGTTCTCGCCCTCGTAAAAGCAATCCACGGGGCAGACCTCGACGCAGTCGGTATATTTGCACGCGATGCAGTTGTCAGCGACGATATATGTCATGGGAGACTTTCCGTTTCACTTCTGCTGCCTAGCTAATTGCCTCGTCCGCGCTCTGCAAGCGCCGCCGGCCAATCAAGACCAGAAGTCGCATCCCGGCTGCGGGATTGGCCTGGTTTCCCCTGCGCCCGCCGGCCCGAGGCTGACCGTTCCGGCCGCTTCCCGAAATTCGCGCCGCGCCCCGCCACCCGGCCCGAAGGCGGGCGAATCAGGACGCCGGCCCGGGCTCCGGCACCGGAAGGGGCGAGAGCAGCTCGAACAAGGCGCGCGCCTCCTCGGCCGGGCCGCGGCGCAGACCGGGCGCGACCACGCGCACCACGACCACCTGCCGTCCCCGCGGAAAGGTCAGCACATCGCCTTCGCCGACCTGCTGCGCCGGCTTGGTGATTCGCTCGCTGTTCAGCCGCACAAGCCCCTCGCGGACCGCCTTTCCGGCAAGGCTGCGGGTGCGGAAGAACCTCGCATGCCAGAGCCACTTGTCGATGCGCAGCTTGCCGGCAGCCGGATCGGCCACGTCAGCGATTGTCCCGCAAAGCCATCAGCGCCTCGGCAAAGGGATTGTCCGGGTCGATCTTCTTGTCGCGCCGGGGCGGTTCGGCGGAATACTTGCGCGCCGCGCCATCCTGTTTCCCATCGGCCTTGCCGTCCGGCTTTCGCCCGCGCCCCTTGGCGGCGGCACCCTTGCCGCGTCCCCGCTCGCGCCCCTGACCGCTGTCGTCGCGCCGGCCGCGGTTGCGTTCCGCCCCCTTGTCGCGCGCGCCACCGCCGCCCCCCCGGGCCGGGCGCGAACGCCGCCGGGTAAAGGTGAAGAACACCTCGGTTTCGGGCTGGGTCGCTTCGCCGCGCGCCGCGGCAGCATCATTGGCCGGACCTTCACCAGAGTCCTCATCGGCTTCCTCGGGCAGATCGCCCATGGCCACATCGACCGGGGCCGAATCCTCGCGCAGCGCGGCATCGGCGGCCGCGCCAACCGGCACCTCGCCTTCGCTGACCGTCGGAATGTGGGAGCCGACCTCGATCCCCTCCCGTCCCTCGTCGATGCTCGGCGCGATGCCCTCGTCGGCAAGCGTTGCCGCCTCGGGCAGGCTGTCGGCGGCAGCGGGGGGCGGCCCGGCGTCGGGCGCGACCGGGGCCGCTTCGGCGCCGCGATCCATCACCGGGCGATCATCCGCGTCGGGTTCGGCCGGTTCGGCGGATTCGGCACCGTCGCCCGCCGCAGGCGCGGCCGGTTCCTCCTCCCCGGCGGGCGCCGGCTTTTCGCGCAGGCGCTCGCCGCGTTCGGCGTGGTAGCCGAGCCCCTGCATCAGGTCCGCGAACTGTTCGAGCGTCATGCCCGTGATCGACAGCATATCGGCGCTGGCCTCGAAACCGGCGCGCCCGTCTTCCGCGCGCAGCATGTCCGCCAGCCGCTCCAGCATGTCGATACGGATCGCGCGGGATCCGGCGGCATAATAGCCGCACATGGTATGATAGCCTTCCGGCACGTTCCCCGCCTCGGGGATCGTCACGAGCCCCGGCGGCGGCGCCTCGGGAAATTCATCGAGCCCCTGTGCCAGCCCCCAGAGCACGAGCCGCAGCCGCGTCGGCGCCGGCTTGAGCAGAAGCGGCATGAAGATCGTGAACTGACCGAAGCGCACCCCGTGCTTGCGAAGGGCCCCCCGGGCGTCCTGATCGAGGTCGCGCACCTCGTTGGCTACGCCCGCGCGGGGCAGGATGCCGAACGCCTCGACCATGCGGAAGGCAAAGCCGCGGGCAAGACCGGTCAGGCTTTCGTCGCGCTGGAGCAGAAGCAGCGGCTCGAACAGCGCGGCGATCTTGCGGTCGATGAAATGCTGCAGCCGGCGCTGCACCTTCTCGACGATCTCGGGGCCGGCCTCGTCATCGACAAAGGCCACGGCCTGCGGCCGGAGCGGATCCGCCCCCGCGACCAGCTTTCCGACCGCCGCATCGCCCCACATGAGCCCGCCCTGATCGGTAAAGTCGATCTCGGTATCGGGGCTGTTGTAGAAGCGGTCCGCCCGGAGCTGGAACTGCGGCCCGAGCGCCTGGAGCGCCGCCGACTTCACCGTCTTGTCGCCGATGCCGCCCTGGTTGCCGCCGCCGGCATTGCCCTCGCGGTCCGGTGAAAAGCGGAACCCGCTCAGCCGACCGACATATTCGCCCTCGACGGTCACTTCACCCTTGTCGTTCACTTCGGCCAAGAGGGCCTCCTTCTGCTTGAGCAGGCGCAGCAGCACCGACGTGCGCCGATCCACGAAACGTTGCGTCAGACGCGCATGCAGCGCATCCGACACCCTGTCTTCTACCGCGCGGGTTTCTTCACGCCAATGCTTTTCGTCACGGGTCCAGCCCCGCCGCTGCGCCACATAGGTCCATGTGCGGATATGCGCCAGCCGCCGGCTCAGCGTATCTATGTTCCCGTCGGTCCGGTCGATCTGCCGGATCTGGCGGGCCAGCCAGTCGTCGGCCAGCGCCCCGCGTTCATGCAGGCTGTTGAAGACAACCCCGAGCAGCGCCGCATGTTCCCCGTGGCTGATGCCGCGGAAATCGGGAATGCGGCACACATCCCAGAGCAGCCGCACCGACTGCGGATCGCTGGCGCGCGCGGCGACCTCGGCCTGCCCGGCAAGCGCCTTCAGCGCCCTCAGGTCGTCGGCCTCGCGGGCGCGGGTCAGGGATTCGTGCTGCGGCGCCGCCTCGAGCGAGGCGACAAGCTGCTCGGGGCTGCCGAAGCGCAGCGCTGCGCTGCGCCAGTTCAGCCGCCGGAGCGGGGTGAAGCGGTGATCCATGATCGCCTGCGCCACGCTGTCGTCCAGCGCATGGGCCTCGCCCGTGACGCCGAAGGTGCCGTCCGACATGCCGCGCCCGGCCCGGCCGGCGATCTGCGCAAGCTCATCCGCCGCAAGCGGGCGCATCCGCCGCCCGTCGAACTTGGTCAGCGAAAAGAACGCCACATGGTCGATGTCGAGGTTGAGCCCCATGCCGATCGCATCGGTCGCGACC encodes:
- the fdxA gene encoding ferredoxin FdxA — translated: MTYIVADNCIACKYTDCVEVCPVDCFYEGENMLVIHPDECIDCGVCEPECPAEAIFPDTEPDMDKWVEFNRKYAELWPVIVSKKDPLPEAEERDGESGKLEKYFSENPGEGG
- a CDS encoding RNA-binding S4 domain-containing protein, encoding MADPAAGKLRIDKWLWHARFFRTRSLAGKAVREGLVRLNSERITKPAQQVGEGDVLTFPRGRQVVVVRVVAPGLRRGPAEEARALFELLSPLPVPEPGPAS
- a CDS encoding helicase-related protein, whose product is MNGATRVLAVLGPTNTGKTHYAIERMLGYRSGVIGLPLRLLAREVYDRIVAIRGPSVVALVTGEERIVPPRTQYWVCTVEAMPEGLGTDFVAVDEIQLCADPERGHVFTDRLLRARGHHETLFLGSDTMRGPIAALVPEAQFLHRERMSQLFYTGAKKLSRLPPRSAIVGFSVEHVYGIAELIRRQKGGAAVVMGALSPRTRNAQVALYQNGEVDYLVATDAIGMGLNLDIDHVAFFSLTKFDGRRMRPLAADELAQIAGRAGRGMSDGTFGVTGEAHALDDSVAQAIMDHRFTPLRRLNWRSAALRFGSPEQLVASLEAAPQHESLTRAREADDLRALKALAGQAEVAARASDPQSVRLLWDVCRIPDFRGISHGEHAALLGVVFNSLHERGALADDWLARQIRQIDRTDGNIDTLSRRLAHIRTWTYVAQRRGWTRDEKHWREETRAVEDRVSDALHARLTQRFVDRRTSVLLRLLKQKEALLAEVNDKGEVTVEGEYVGRLSGFRFSPDREGNAGGGNQGGIGDKTVKSAALQALGPQFQLRADRFYNSPDTEIDFTDQGGLMWGDAAVGKLVAGADPLRPQAVAFVDDEAGPEIVEKVQRRLQHFIDRKIAALFEPLLLLQRDESLTGLARGFAFRMVEAFGILPRAGVANEVRDLDQDARGALRKHGVRFGQFTIFMPLLLKPAPTRLRLVLWGLAQGLDEFPEAPPPGLVTIPEAGNVPEGYHTMCGYYAAGSRAIRIDMLERLADMLRAEDGRAGFEASADMLSITGMTLEQFADLMQGLGYHAERGERLREKPAPAGEEEPAAPAAGDGAESAEPAEPDADDRPVMDRGAEAAPVAPDAGPPPAAADSLPEAATLADEGIAPSIDEGREGIEVGSHIPTVSEGEVPVGAAADAALREDSAPVDVAMGDLPEEADEDSGEGPANDAAAARGEATQPETEVFFTFTRRRSRPARGGGGGARDKGAERNRGRRDDSGQGRERGRGKGAAAKGRGRKPDGKADGKQDGAARKYSAEPPRRDKKIDPDNPFAEALMALRDNR